In Kiritimatiellia bacterium, a genomic segment contains:
- the rbfA gene encoding 30S ribosome-binding factor RbfA, whose protein sequence is MRASRMVRVNELLKREIAATLYQEMAGESLDFAAITVTDVQVSPDLRHAKVFVSIRGSDAEASQIFSRLYRHRIRLQEHCHRRVRLKYTPVLVFERDFAIERGDRVLALLDQMQPQSPPSAAEPPAGPNQTI, encoded by the coding sequence ATGCGCGCCTCTCGGATGGTTCGGGTCAACGAGCTGCTGAAACGCGAAATCGCCGCAACGCTTTATCAGGAGATGGCCGGCGAGTCGCTCGACTTCGCCGCGATCACCGTCACCGACGTCCAGGTCAGCCCCGACCTTCGCCACGCGAAGGTCTTCGTCTCCATTCGCGGCAGCGACGCTGAAGCTTCCCAAATCTTCTCACGGCTCTATCGGCATCGGATCCGTCTGCAAGAACACTGCCATCGCCGCGTTCGCCTGAAGTACACCCCCGTGCTGGTCTTCGAGCGCGACTTTGCGATCGAACGCGGCGACCGGGTGCTCGCCCTGCTCGATCAGATGCAGCCGCAATCCCCACCGTCGGCCGCGGAACCACCCGCCGGCCCCAACCAGACGATCTGA
- the truB gene encoding tRNA pseudouridine(55) synthase TruB, giving the protein MPSPQPLPTAADPDGVLLVNKPRGWTSHDVVAAVRRRFRLRKVGHGGTLDPMATGLLVLLIGRATRLAERFMSADKAYAGTFRLGVETDTEDADGRVIAERDPGGVTEAAVRAALARRTGDLWQTPPMISAIKHAGQPLYKLARRGTVIERRPRLIHIYEFSLVEFVPPRVRFYLRCTKGTYVRTLCADVGRELGCGAYLEELTRTQSGELTVEAAAPLDDILAGDRVALEARLLRLDAFAPAP; this is encoded by the coding sequence ATGCCCTCCCCTCAGCCCCTCCCCACCGCCGCAGACCCCGACGGCGTGCTCCTGGTGAACAAGCCGCGCGGCTGGACCTCGCACGATGTCGTGGCGGCGGTCCGGCGCCGATTCCGCCTGCGCAAAGTCGGTCACGGCGGCACGCTGGATCCGATGGCCACCGGGTTGCTGGTGCTGCTCATCGGTCGCGCCACGCGTCTTGCGGAACGATTCATGAGCGCGGACAAGGCCTATGCCGGCACATTCCGACTCGGCGTCGAAACGGACACCGAGGATGCCGACGGCCGTGTGATTGCGGAGCGCGATCCCGGCGGAGTGACCGAAGCCGCGGTTCGCGCCGCACTCGCGCGGCGAACCGGCGACCTCTGGCAGACACCCCCGATGATTTCCGCGATCAAACACGCCGGCCAACCGCTCTACAAGCTGGCCCGGCGGGGTACGGTCATCGAACGGCGGCCCCGCCTCATCCACATCTACGAGTTCTCGCTTGTCGAGTTCGTGCCCCCTCGGGTGCGCTTCTACCTCCGCTGTACGAAGGGCACCTACGTGCGCACCCTTTGCGCGGATGTGGGCCGCGAACTCGGCTGCGGCGCCTATCTGGAAGAACTGACCCGCACGCAATCCGGCGAGCTCACGGTGGAAGCGGCCGCACCGCTGGACGACATTCTGGCCGGCGACCGTGTCGCCCTGGAGGCGCGCCTGTTGCGCCTCGACGCCTTTGCACCGGCACCGTGA
- the ribF gene encoding riboflavin biosynthesis protein RibF, giving the protein MRVERTLEALSGHDRPVALAIGVFDGVHVGHRAVLAAARQHARTPNGEAWVLTFDPHPLDVLRPADAPPAILSLAGKLRRFAQLGMDGCVVHPFTPAFAALDPPAFFRRLLDSLPQLTAIAVGETWRFGRGAAGDIHTLRQLAEPVGITIVAVPPVCMDGRIVSSTMIRQAVQSGDLAQAARWLGECFSFDGIVVRGRAFGRRIGVPTANLEPPPRRVCPPAGVYAAWVHARGAIHPAAGYIGTRPTFGEQGGTVIEVHLLDTDLALYGEAIEVDWVSRIRDDQAFPDADALRRQIEEDIRQIRRILAHSPKPPARDSSWQDRVDSGTPPP; this is encoded by the coding sequence ATGCGCGTCGAACGAACGCTCGAAGCGCTCTCCGGTCACGACCGGCCGGTTGCGCTCGCGATCGGCGTCTTTGACGGTGTTCATGTGGGGCACCGCGCGGTTCTCGCCGCCGCACGGCAGCACGCGCGGACGCCGAACGGTGAAGCATGGGTGCTCACCTTTGACCCTCATCCGCTGGACGTGCTCCGCCCCGCTGACGCTCCGCCGGCCATCCTCTCGCTTGCCGGCAAGCTGCGTCGGTTCGCCCAGCTCGGCATGGACGGCTGCGTCGTACATCCGTTCACGCCGGCGTTCGCCGCACTCGACCCGCCGGCGTTTTTCCGCCGTCTCCTGGATTCCCTTCCGCAACTGACCGCAATCGCAGTGGGTGAGACTTGGCGGTTCGGGCGAGGGGCCGCGGGGGACATTCACACGCTCCGTCAGCTCGCCGAACCCGTCGGCATCACGATCGTCGCGGTGCCGCCGGTTTGCATGGATGGCCGAATCGTCTCCAGCACGATGATCCGCCAGGCCGTGCAGAGCGGCGACCTGGCACAGGCCGCGCGATGGCTGGGTGAGTGCTTCTCTTTTGACGGCATCGTCGTTCGCGGCCGCGCGTTCGGCCGCCGAATCGGCGTGCCCACCGCGAATCTCGAGCCACCCCCTCGGCGGGTGTGCCCGCCAGCAGGGGTCTACGCGGCGTGGGTGCATGCGCGCGGCGCGATCCACCCGGCCGCCGGCTACATCGGCACGCGCCCCACCTTCGGCGAACAGGGCGGTACCGTCATCGAGGTCCATCTGCTGGACACGGACCTGGCGCTCTACGGCGAGGCGATCGAAGTGGACTGGGTCTCCCGTATCCGCGACGATCAGGCCTTTCCAGATGCCGATGCGTTGCGCCGGCAGATCGAGGAGGACATCCGCCAGATCCGGAGGATTCTGGCCCACTCTCCGAAGCCGCCCGCCCGCGATTCATCCTGGCAGGACCGCGTTGACAGCGGCACCCCACCTCCATAA
- the rplU gene encoding 50S ribosomal protein L21 — protein MKPYAVIETGGKQYLVRPDDRLTIERLAAEPGETIALAPVLAVSDGTTLKVGTPALPDATVSAQILAHGRAPKVISYRKKRRKGYHRKVGHRQAITTVRIVGIPTV, from the coding sequence ATGAAACCCTATGCAGTCATTGAGACCGGCGGCAAACAGTATCTTGTCCGCCCCGACGACCGATTGACGATCGAGCGGCTCGCTGCGGAACCGGGCGAGACGATTGCACTGGCGCCGGTACTGGCGGTGTCGGACGGCACAACGCTCAAGGTGGGTACTCCGGCGCTGCCCGATGCGACGGTCTCCGCACAGATCCTCGCTCACGGGCGAGCACCAAAGGTGATTTCGTACCGGAAAAAGCGCCGAAAGGGCTATCACCGCAAAGTCGGTCATCGGCAGGCGATCACAACGGTGCGGATCGTCGGCATTCCGACCGTCTGA
- the rpmA gene encoding 50S ribosomal protein L27 — protein sequence MAHKKGQGTSRNGRDSRGQRLGVKCFAGQTVRAGHILVRQRGTRLHPGRNVGMGRDFTLFALIDGVVDMDSRSRRVHVLPSPTPA from the coding sequence ATGGCGCACAAGAAGGGACAAGGCACCAGTCGCAACGGCCGCGACAGCCGCGGTCAGCGCCTCGGCGTGAAATGCTTCGCGGGGCAGACGGTGCGGGCGGGCCACATCCTGGTGCGTCAACGGGGCACTCGGCTGCACCCGGGTCGCAACGTGGGTATGGGACGCGATTTTACGCTGTTTGCGCTCATCGACGGCGTGGTGGACATGGATTCGCGCTCCCGCCGCGTTCACGTGCTCCCCTCGCCCACTCCCGCCTGA
- the obgE gene encoding GTPase ObgE: MKAPTFIDCVQIHVRAGRGGDGVATFRREKYVPFGGPDGGDGGRGGDVVLVGDASLDSLLHLYYQPHHRAENGMPGRRKQQTGRSGEDCIVRVPCGTEVRDAADRSWIGEILRDGERLVVARGGAGGLGNLHFVTPTHQAPRECTPGRPGEERKLLLELKLISDVGLVGFPNAGKSTLLGAISRAHPRVAPYPFTTLHPCIGVVPLDEERMLRVADIPGLIAGAHRGVGLGHDFLRHIERTRFLVLLIDMAGVDGRHPADDFFSLRRELEMYGRGLDERPYLTVANKMDLPDAAHHLDEFIARTSVTPLPISAHSRQGLDVLIGELARRVAELDTAASAKSAAAPPP, from the coding sequence GTGAAAGCGCCCACGTTCATTGACTGCGTGCAAATTCACGTCCGCGCGGGCCGCGGGGGTGACGGCGTCGCCACATTCCGTCGGGAAAAGTACGTGCCGTTTGGCGGTCCCGACGGCGGAGATGGAGGGCGGGGCGGAGACGTCGTCCTGGTCGGCGACGCGTCGCTCGACTCGCTGCTCCACCTGTACTACCAGCCCCATCATCGCGCGGAAAACGGCATGCCCGGGCGCCGCAAGCAGCAGACCGGCCGCAGCGGCGAAGACTGCATCGTGCGGGTGCCCTGTGGCACCGAAGTCCGCGACGCCGCCGACCGATCGTGGATCGGTGAAATTCTGCGCGACGGCGAACGGCTCGTGGTCGCGCGCGGCGGGGCCGGTGGCCTCGGCAATCTGCACTTTGTCACCCCGACGCACCAGGCCCCGAGGGAGTGCACGCCGGGACGCCCCGGCGAGGAACGCAAACTGCTACTGGAGCTGAAGCTGATCTCCGATGTCGGCCTTGTGGGCTTCCCCAACGCGGGCAAGTCCACCCTCCTCGGAGCGATCAGCCGCGCCCATCCCCGTGTTGCGCCCTATCCGTTTACCACGCTCCACCCTTGCATCGGTGTGGTTCCACTGGATGAGGAGCGGATGCTCCGGGTTGCCGACATTCCCGGCCTGATCGCGGGAGCCCACCGGGGCGTGGGCCTTGGCCATGACTTCCTCCGACACATCGAGCGCACGCGGTTTCTCGTGCTGCTGATTGACATGGCCGGCGTCGACGGCCGCCACCCCGCGGACGATTTTTTCAGCCTCCGTCGCGAACTGGAGATGTACGGCCGAGGGCTGGACGAGCGACCCTATCTCACTGTCGCAAACAAGATGGATCTGCCCGATGCCGCACACCATCTTGACGAGTTCATCGCCCGGACCAGCGTCACGCCGCTGCCCATCTCCGCCCACTCCCGTCAGGGCCTCGATGTGCTGATCGGCGAACTGGCCAGGCGAGTCGCTGAGCTGGACACCGCCGCGTCGGCAAAGTCCGCCGCAGCGCCGCCTCCATGA